One genomic segment of Bacteroidales bacterium includes these proteins:
- a CDS encoding DUF349 domain-containing protein, translating to MTNHPKEQSGIVDGQDNPQETNDVQMPEGQSVKEDNTDQTSTDIVPENPENDSIAPENVIASDDINIEKSSSEVEDEEPLADLPDETGNGMPENPEITDAVQDTTEAAEDISSDIPEDTSAKEEEEEEEEVQEILDNTQEKEVEVIDYSEYDREKMVERLRKLVDHGEVDAIKDEIDTIKFHFYKKLKAENDLKRKDYVENGGKEDDFVYEEDAQELILKSLLNKYREMRNVQREQLEVEKQQNLEEKLKIIEELKELTNSSDSIGDNFQSFRDLQNRWRTIGLVPQSEVKNLWETYHHYVEVFYDYIKINKELRDLDFKRNLEAKINLCEKAEALMLDDSVINAFHVLQTLHDQWREIGPVPKEMRTEIWERFKAASSQINKKHQEHFENQKELQQKNLEAKEALIEKVEEIAQRPMTTMSQWEKNSKEIIEIQKLWNTIGYTSKKDNSKLYKRFHASCDDFFNRKREFFGNEKVEQENNLQLKEDLCVQAEALKDSTEWKSATEDMINLQKKWKEIGSVPAKYRESIWKRFRSACDYFFEQKAKHFSSVDSEYENNLKAKQDLIKRIQDFAHSNDAEKNFEQLKEFQREWSEIGFVPIKYKKKIQEEYRNAVNKQFDSLKLDKKDRNLLMYKNKIENLKTTSQSRGKLDSERDKMVRKYQQLQNDLIVWENNIGFFSKSKNSEAMIANVERMIEQGRIDMKELEEKIRLIDNLDDNN from the coding sequence ATGACAAATCATCCAAAAGAACAATCCGGAATAGTAGACGGTCAGGACAATCCTCAGGAAACCAACGACGTACAAATGCCGGAAGGACAATCTGTCAAAGAGGACAATACGGATCAAACCAGTACTGATATAGTACCTGAAAACCCTGAAAATGACTCCATTGCCCCTGAAAATGTCATTGCTTCTGATGATATAAATATCGAAAAGTCATCTTCCGAGGTTGAGGACGAAGAACCTCTGGCAGATCTGCCGGATGAGACAGGTAACGGAATGCCTGAAAATCCGGAAATTACAGATGCGGTACAAGATACAACAGAAGCCGCAGAAGATATCTCTTCTGATATACCTGAAGATACATCAGCAAAAGAAGAAGAAGAAGAAGAAGAAGAAGTCCAGGAAATTCTTGATAATACCCAGGAAAAAGAGGTAGAAGTAATTGATTATTCTGAATATGACCGTGAAAAAATGGTGGAACGCTTGCGTAAGCTGGTTGATCATGGCGAAGTGGATGCAATCAAAGATGAAATAGACACCATAAAATTCCATTTCTACAAGAAACTAAAGGCGGAAAATGACCTGAAACGCAAAGATTATGTAGAAAATGGAGGAAAAGAAGATGATTTTGTGTATGAAGAAGATGCGCAAGAATTGATTCTGAAAAGTCTATTGAACAAATACCGTGAAATGCGGAATGTTCAGAGGGAACAGCTTGAAGTAGAAAAACAACAAAATCTTGAAGAGAAGCTGAAAATTATCGAAGAACTGAAGGAATTGACCAACAGCAGCGATTCCATAGGAGACAATTTTCAATCATTCAGGGATCTACAAAATCGCTGGAGAACCATTGGGTTGGTCCCGCAATCAGAAGTAAAAAACCTTTGGGAAACTTACCATCATTATGTGGAAGTTTTCTATGATTATATCAAGATCAACAAAGAACTCCGTGATCTTGATTTTAAACGTAATCTTGAAGCCAAGATCAATTTATGTGAAAAGGCAGAAGCATTAATGCTGGATGATTCAGTCATTAATGCCTTCCATGTACTCCAGACGTTACATGATCAATGGCGAGAAATAGGCCCCGTACCGAAAGAAATGCGGACAGAGATCTGGGAACGTTTCAAGGCAGCATCTTCCCAAATCAATAAAAAGCATCAGGAACATTTTGAAAACCAGAAGGAACTGCAACAGAAGAATCTGGAAGCAAAAGAGGCTTTAATTGAAAAAGTAGAAGAAATTGCACAGCGTCCTATGACCACGATGTCGCAATGGGAAAAGAATTCCAAAGAAATTATCGAAATACAAAAACTTTGGAATACCATCGGATATACTTCTAAAAAAGACAATTCCAAGTTATACAAACGTTTCCATGCATCATGTGATGATTTCTTTAACCGGAAAAGAGAGTTTTTCGGTAACGAAAAGGTCGAACAGGAAAATAACCTTCAACTAAAAGAAGATCTTTGCGTTCAGGCTGAAGCCCTTAAAGACAGCACAGAGTGGAAATCGGCCACTGAGGATATGATCAATCTCCAGAAGAAATGGAAGGAAATAGGCAGTGTTCCTGCAAAATACCGGGAATCGATCTGGAAACGTTTCCGTTCGGCATGTGATTACTTCTTCGAACAAAAAGCAAAACATTTCTCATCTGTTGATTCTGAATATGAAAATAATTTAAAAGCAAAACAGGATTTAATAAAAAGGATACAGGATTTTGCCCACTCTAATGATGCCGAGAAGAACTTTGAACAATTAAAGGAATTCCAGCGTGAATGGAGTGAAATCGGTTTTGTTCCCATCAAATATAAGAAGAAGATACAGGAAGAATACAGAAATGCTGTCAATAAACAGTTTGACTCATTAAAACTGGATAAAAAAGACCGCAATCTGTTGATGTATAAAAATAAGATCGAGAACTTAAAAACGACATCCCAATCACGGGGAAAACTGGATTCCGAACGGGATAAGATGGTTCGTAAATACCAGCAATTACAAAATGACCTGATCGTTTGGGAAAACAATATCGGATTCTTTTCAAAATCGAAAAATTCCGAAGCTATGATCGCTAATGTAGAACGGATGATCGAACAAGGACGTATCGACATGAAGGAACTGGAAGAAAAGATCCGGTTGATCGATAATCTTGACGACAATAATTAA
- the rlmB gene encoding 23S rRNA (guanosine(2251)-2'-O)-methyltransferase RlmB, translated as MKSSQQIIFGLHPLMEAVDAGQEISKVFLRKGLEGDQYKKLLGLLRNNSIPIQIVPVEKLNRITRKNHQGVIAFVSPIEYARIENLIPALFESGEQPFIIVCDGITDTRNIGAIARSAECAGAHAILFPVRGSALISADTVKTSAGALSHISVCRTDNLKSTLSFLKNSGLKIVAATEKGEIMYNQPDLSGPVALLLGAEDTGISPEYLQVADVLVKIPVKGKIGSLNVSAAATVLMYEIVRQNESI; from the coding sequence ATGAAATCTTCCCAACAAATAATTTTCGGACTGCATCCTTTAATGGAAGCAGTGGATGCCGGCCAGGAGATAAGTAAAGTATTTTTACGCAAGGGCCTTGAAGGCGATCAGTACAAAAAACTACTGGGTTTGTTACGCAACAACAGTATACCTATTCAGATCGTCCCGGTTGAAAAACTGAACAGGATTACCCGCAAAAACCACCAGGGTGTCATTGCTTTTGTTTCACCCATCGAATACGCCCGTATAGAAAACCTGATCCCTGCATTATTCGAATCTGGTGAACAACCTTTTATTATCGTCTGTGACGGAATTACCGATACCCGGAATATCGGGGCCATTGCCCGCTCCGCGGAATGTGCCGGAGCACATGCCATACTGTTTCCGGTAAGGGGGTCCGCGCTGATCAGTGCAGATACCGTAAAAACGTCAGCCGGAGCACTCAGTCATATTTCTGTTTGCCGTACTGACAATCTAAAATCCACACTTTCATTTTTGAAAAACAGCGGACTGAAAATAGTCGCAGCTACTGAAAAAGGAGAAATCATGTATAACCAGCCGGACCTCTCCGGCCCGGTGGCATTATTATTGGGTGCGGAAGATACCGGAATATCCCCGGAATATCTTCAAGTGGCAGATGTGCTGGTCAAAATTCCGGTGAAAGGGAAAATAGGCTCATTAAACGTTTCAGCAGCGGCTACCGTGTTGATGTATGAAATAGTACGGCAGAACGAAAGCATTTGA
- a CDS encoding GWxTD domain-containing protein: MQKAFFHCFLIGFIILFSVACGSSRNKQAPKINKPILYNPASSSLHPLLGVFHISEKESQLYIQLNTNELIVNEANAEGVPKADLRIHYQLFDCTEIENNKIVSDSATFINSIEIKKQQRTIVFPIMIPVEQGHRYLLLVQITDLIRRNTVREFITVNKLSETSPQNFKITALNGAPKLEKNIRINDVFRIVYQRRPVDRIFIKYSASQAPIPTSPLAPAPITDLSFKPDSIWEQSYSPNTNFMFGYEGIYLIQTDTTHQEGLLLRNFGPSFPRENRTAILVQPINYLASESEYRKLSEAENPKKMLDNFWLATTGSTDKARMQIRVFYTRMSYANQYFSDTREGWKTDRGMVYMVYGLPNNVFKGSDSETWEYTRKQSNPVTFTFDRKPLPYCDEYYVLRRGDPQTTYWSLAIESWRNGRVFSLNDIE, from the coding sequence ATGCAAAAAGCTTTTTTTCACTGTTTTTTGATAGGTTTTATCATATTATTTTCAGTGGCTTGTGGTTCTTCCAGAAATAAACAAGCACCTAAAATCAATAAACCGATACTGTATAATCCCGCATCATCATCCTTACATCCGCTACTAGGAGTCTTTCATATATCTGAAAAGGAATCCCAGTTATATATCCAGCTAAACACAAATGAACTAATTGTAAATGAAGCAAACGCGGAAGGGGTACCCAAAGCTGACCTGAGAATTCATTACCAATTATTTGATTGCACGGAAATAGAAAATAATAAAATTGTCAGCGATAGCGCGACTTTTATCAATTCAATAGAAATAAAAAAGCAACAACGGACGATTGTATTTCCCATCATGATTCCGGTTGAACAAGGGCATCGCTATTTACTGCTCGTGCAGATCACTGATCTGATCAGGCGAAATACGGTACGTGAATTCATTACAGTCAATAAATTATCTGAAACTTCCCCACAAAACTTTAAAATTACAGCGCTTAACGGAGCACCAAAACTTGAAAAAAACATCAGGATAAATGACGTTTTCAGGATCGTTTACCAGAGGCGTCCGGTAGATCGTATTTTCATCAAATATTCAGCCAGCCAGGCGCCGATTCCGACTTCCCCGCTGGCACCGGCTCCTATTACAGATTTATCCTTCAAACCGGACAGTATATGGGAACAGTCTTACAGTCCGAACACTAATTTCATGTTCGGCTATGAAGGTATCTATTTAATACAGACAGATACGACTCATCAGGAAGGGTTATTGTTGCGGAATTTCGGACCTTCTTTTCCCAGGGAAAACCGTACTGCAATACTGGTACAACCCATCAATTACCTTGCTTCGGAGAGTGAATACCGAAAATTGAGTGAAGCCGAAAATCCCAAAAAAATGTTGGATAATTTCTGGCTGGCAACTACCGGAAGTACGGATAAAGCCCGAATGCAGATACGCGTTTTTTATACACGTATGTCGTACGCCAATCAATATTTCAGTGATACAAGAGAAGGATGGAAAACCGATAGGGGGATGGTCTATATGGTATATGGCTTGCCCAATAATGTTTTTAAAGGATCCGATTCCGAGACATGGGAATATACCCGAAAACAGTCCAATCCGGTTACCTTTACTTTCGATCGAAAACCGTTACCGTATTGTGACGAATATTATGTATTGCGTAGAGGGGATCCGCAAACTACATACTGGTCACTGGCTATTGAAAGCTGGCGAAACGGACGAGTATTCAGCCTTAATGATATAGAATAG
- the sufB gene encoding Fe-S cluster assembly protein SufB, producing the protein MSTEQDEILNKVTQREYEHGFVTEIETETIPKGLNEDVIRLISRKKEEPAFMLDFRLKAYRHWLNMEMPEWAHLEIPEINYQDIIYYAAPKQRPALNSMDEVDPELRKTFEKLGIPLEEQKLLAGVAVDAVMDSISVKTTFKDELAKHGIIFCSFSEAVREHPELVQQYMGSVVPPEDNYFAALNSAVFSDGSFCYIPKGVRCPMELSTYFRINAANTGQFERTLLIADEGGYVSYLEGCTAPQRDENQLHAAVVEIVVLKDAEVKYSTVQNWYPGDKDGKGGIFNFVTKRGICKGDRSKLSWTQVETGSAITWKYPSCILQGDHSTGEFFSVALTNNRQQADTGTKMIHIGKNTRSRIVSKGISAGRSQNSYRGLVKVVDRAENARNFSQCDSLLLGDQCGAHTFPYMEVANTSSVVEHEATTSKIGEDQLFYCNQRGINTEDAVGLIVNGYAREVINQLPMEFAVEAQKLLAISLEGSVG; encoded by the coding sequence ATGAGTACTGAACAGGACGAAATATTAAATAAAGTCACACAGAGGGAATATGAGCATGGGTTTGTTACCGAAATTGAAACGGAGACCATACCCAAAGGGTTGAATGAGGATGTGATCCGTTTAATTTCCCGAAAAAAAGAGGAACCAGCATTTATGTTGGATTTCCGCCTGAAAGCCTACCGGCATTGGCTGAATATGGAAATGCCGGAATGGGCCCATTTGGAAATACCTGAAATCAATTATCAGGATATCATTTACTATGCTGCACCAAAGCAACGTCCGGCATTGAACAGTATGGACGAGGTGGATCCGGAACTTCGTAAAACTTTTGAAAAGTTGGGCATTCCGCTTGAAGAACAGAAATTATTGGCCGGAGTAGCCGTAGATGCAGTCATGGACAGTATTTCAGTAAAAACCACCTTTAAGGACGAACTGGCCAAGCATGGAATTATTTTCTGTTCGTTCAGTGAAGCTGTACGCGAACATCCGGAGTTGGTACAACAATATATGGGTTCTGTGGTACCTCCAGAAGATAATTACTTTGCCGCCCTTAATTCGGCTGTATTCAGTGACGGATCATTTTGTTACATCCCGAAAGGAGTACGTTGTCCGATGGAGTTATCCACCTATTTCCGGATCAATGCCGCCAATACCGGACAATTTGAACGGACCCTGCTGATTGCTGACGAAGGAGGATATGTGTCTTATCTTGAAGGCTGCACAGCACCTCAACGGGATGAAAACCAACTGCATGCTGCGGTAGTGGAAATTGTGGTATTAAAAGATGCAGAAGTAAAATATTCCACTGTACAAAACTGGTATCCGGGAGACAAAGACGGGAAAGGTGGTATTTTTAATTTTGTAACCAAAAGGGGAATTTGTAAAGGAGACCGGTCTAAGTTATCCTGGACACAAGTGGAAACGGGATCTGCCATCACATGGAAATATCCGAGTTGCATATTACAGGGGGACCATTCTACCGGAGAGTTTTTCTCGGTTGCATTGACCAATAACCGGCAACAGGCCGACACGGGTACCAAAATGATACATATCGGGAAAAATACCCGGAGCAGGATCGTTTCAAAAGGAATATCAGCCGGGCGTAGCCAGAATAGTTACCGGGGGCTGGTAAAAGTAGTGGACCGGGCTGAAAATGCCAGGAATTTTTCACAATGTGATTCGCTGTTGCTGGGAGACCAGTGCGGTGCCCATACATTCCCGTACATGGAAGTAGCCAACACTTCTTCCGTAGTGGAGCATGAAGCGACCACCTCAAAAATAGGAGAAGACCAATTGTTTTACTGCAACCAGAGAGGAATCAATACGGAAGACGCTGTAGGACTCATTGTTAATGGTTATGCGCGGGAAGTAATCAACCAGTTGCCTATGGAGTTTGCCGTGGAAGCCCAAAAACTACTCGCAATCAGTCTGGAAGGAAGTGTGGGATAA
- the pgeF gene encoding peptidoglycan editing factor PgeF, translating into MNMINQPPILHFESIEASGNVTAFTTTRYGGYSSGNYASFNLSYYSGDLTGNVDKNREELCRIIHILPDRLFAPYQVHGDEIFIIDECFLHEKAERKDPLLNGKDALITSFKDICIAVSTADCVPVLLYDPGKQIIGAVHAGWRGTCKRILQKVIRQMVTIWESDPSKLYAAIGPSIGPDAFEVGDEVYRSFAEESFDMELIARYHQSSGKYHIDLWEANRLQLISEGVQQEKIEIAGICTRQHTDAFFSARELGISSGRMLTGICMHSGKQN; encoded by the coding sequence ATGAATATGATCAATCAACCACCCATCCTTCATTTCGAATCGATTGAAGCATCAGGGAATGTCACAGCATTCACGACTACCCGTTATGGCGGATATAGTTCCGGTAATTATGCTTCTTTCAACCTGAGTTATTATTCGGGTGATTTAACCGGGAATGTGGATAAGAACCGCGAGGAATTATGCCGGATAATACATATTTTACCGGATCGTTTGTTCGCCCCATATCAGGTACATGGTGACGAAATATTCATCATCGATGAATGTTTTTTGCATGAAAAAGCTGAGAGGAAGGATCCATTACTTAATGGAAAGGATGCATTGATCACATCTTTTAAAGATATATGCATTGCCGTATCTACGGCCGATTGTGTGCCGGTGTTGCTTTATGACCCCGGGAAACAAATAATTGGGGCGGTGCATGCCGGTTGGCGGGGAACATGTAAACGTATCCTACAAAAAGTGATCAGACAAATGGTAACGATATGGGAATCTGATCCATCAAAATTATATGCTGCCATTGGACCTTCCATCGGTCCGGATGCTTTTGAAGTTGGAGATGAGGTATACCGCTCTTTTGCTGAAGAAAGTTTTGATATGGAGCTGATTGCCCGGTATCATCAGAGTTCAGGGAAATATCACATCGATCTGTGGGAGGCTAACCGTTTACAACTTATATCCGAAGGAGTACAACAGGAAAAAATAGAAATTGCAGGCATATGTACCCGGCAGCATACGGACGCTTTTTTTTCGGCAAGAGAACTGGGGATATCTTCAGGCAGGATGCTTACCGGAATCTGTATGCATTCCGGGAAACAGAATTGA
- a CDS encoding MBL fold metallo-hydrolase, with amino-acid sequence MKRWLHIIIILITGGMIAVACSAIRSTGRYPSKKQQLVFESLPNYLDGKFQNLYPPLDTTRKAVPKSRFRKERYSRFKKPVLSQKMPSVKTNLKDTVYTAPTITWFGHSSYLIQSKRFNILVDPVFSGYGSPLWFINRNFDGSNIYSLKDMPDIDLLILTHDHYDHMDYKTLRKLRKSVDQVVVPSGVDRTMLYWGYDKDQLYVVNWSDTVPISPDIILTSTPAQHFSGRRNKKNKTLWSSYVLDIHGYRLFLGGDGGYNLHFKDIGNKYGPFDLALLENGQYSPYWPSSHCYPEQTAAAALDLQADMLFPVHWAKFSATYHSWNDPIYRLLPVADSLNIPVTVPKIGEPYTIGEPVKRTVWWNFD; translated from the coding sequence ATGAAAAGATGGCTACATATTATTATCATTTTAATTACGGGAGGAATGATAGCCGTTGCCTGCTCTGCTATCCGTTCTACCGGCCGGTATCCGTCAAAAAAGCAACAACTTGTATTTGAATCATTACCCAACTACCTGGACGGAAAATTTCAAAACCTGTATCCTCCTTTAGATACTACAAGAAAGGCTGTTCCGAAAAGCAGGTTCCGAAAAGAACGCTACAGCAGGTTCAAAAAGCCGGTACTGTCACAAAAGATGCCCTCTGTAAAAACCAATCTGAAAGATACCGTATATACCGCACCGACCATCACATGGTTCGGACATTCGTCATATCTCATCCAGTCCAAAAGATTCAATATTTTAGTCGATCCTGTTTTTTCAGGGTACGGATCACCGTTATGGTTCATCAACCGGAATTTTGACGGAAGCAATATATATTCACTGAAAGATATGCCGGACATAGACCTGTTGATCCTGACACATGACCATTATGACCATATGGATTACAAAACGCTCCGGAAATTAAGAAAATCCGTCGATCAGGTAGTTGTTCCGTCGGGCGTTGACAGAACCATGCTTTACTGGGGGTACGACAAAGATCAGCTATATGTCGTCAACTGGTCCGATACTGTTCCTATATCACCGGATATTATACTCACGTCCACTCCGGCACAACATTTCTCCGGAAGACGTAATAAAAAAAATAAAACACTTTGGTCGTCCTATGTACTGGATATTCACGGGTATCGCCTCTTCCTTGGCGGAGACGGTGGTTATAATCTCCATTTCAAAGATATTGGGAATAAATACGGGCCTTTCGATCTGGCATTACTGGAAAACGGTCAATACAGTCCGTACTGGCCATCCAGCCATTGTTATCCGGAACAAACCGCTGCGGCGGCATTGGACTTACAGGCCGATATGCTATTTCCCGTACATTGGGCCAAGTTTTCAGCAACCTATCATTCCTGGAACGATCCGATATACCGGCTGCTTCCTGTAGCCGACTCGCTGAATATCCCGGTAACCGTTCCAAAAATCGGTGAACCCTATACTATCGGTGAACCTGTGAAACGAACTGTCTGGTGGAATTTTGATTAA